The Methanobrevibacter wolinii SH genome includes a region encoding these proteins:
- a CDS encoding DUF1786 domain-containing protein, producing the protein MKTLAIDIGTGTQDIIYYNDEKEVENSIKLVLPSPHLLIGQKIRNTKNNIYFYGEIMGGGKLKNAILEHMKEGYDVVMEKHCAKTIRDDLKQVEAYGIKTANKEDIDKYKNYSKIKLTDIDIDKLSEFLKEYDLDFKFDNIAIAVQDHGYNKDMGDRNFRFEKIREKLNKPLKPEEFGWYGNIPEYYSRMKSVENTLKNKTKTEIKNIPLIMDTKFASICGMCYDDESKKLNSYIVTDIGNGHTTTASIENGKIQGVFEHHTRNLTSESLERYIKKLANGTLTNEEIYNDHGHGAHVLNPIKKIEKVIVTGPKRSLIENTNLDYHEACPGGDVMMTGTIGLIKSLEYQLNNKKV; encoded by the coding sequence ATGAAAACATTAGCAATAGATATTGGAACAGGAACACAGGATATAATTTATTATAATGATGAAAAAGAAGTTGAAAACTCAATAAAATTAGTTTTACCATCTCCACACTTGTTAATAGGTCAAAAAATAAGAAATACAAAAAATAATATCTATTTTTATGGAGAAATAATGGGAGGAGGAAAATTAAAAAATGCAATATTAGAACATATGAAAGAAGGTTATGATGTTGTAATGGAAAAACACTGTGCTAAAACAATAAGAGATGATCTTAAACAAGTTGAAGCTTATGGAATAAAAACAGCAAATAAAGAAGATATAGATAAGTATAAAAATTATAGCAAAATAAAACTTACAGATATTGATATAGATAAATTATCTGAATTTTTAAAAGAATATGATCTTGATTTTAAATTTGATAACATAGCAATTGCAGTACAAGACCATGGATATAATAAAGATATGGGAGATAGAAACTTTAGATTTGAAAAAATTAGAGAAAAATTAAATAAACCATTGAAACCTGAAGAATTTGGATGGTATGGAAATATACCTGAGTATTATAGTAGAATGAAATCAGTAGAAAATACACTAAAAAATAAAACAAAAACAGAAATTAAGAATATTCCATTAATAATGGACACTAAATTTGCATCAATATGTGGAATGTGCTATGATGATGAATCTAAAAAATTAAACAGTTATATAGTTACTGATATTGGTAATGGTCATACAACAACAGCATCAATAGAAAATGGTAAAATACAAGGAGTATTTGAACATCATACAAGAAATTTAACAAGTGAATCATTAGAAAGATACATAAAAAAATTAGCTAATGGAACACTTACAAATGAAGAGATATACAATGACCATGGTCACGGAGCACATGTATTAAATCCAATTAAAAAAATAGAAAAAGTGATTGTTACAGGACCAAAAAGGAGCTTAATTGAAAATACAAATCTTGATTATCATGAAGCATGCCCTGGTGGAGATGTAATGATGACAGGTACAATAGGATTAATAAAATCATTAGAATACCAATTAAATAATAAAAAAGTATAA
- the hisB gene encoding imidazoleglycerol-phosphate dehydratase HisB encodes MARKSKLKRKTSETDIEIELNIDGEGNYNIDTGLHFLDHMLESFSRHSFIDLNIKSKGDIEVDDHHTIEDVGILLGETFKEAIGNKKGIKRMADATVPMDDSIATVAIDISGRSYCNMYVDFTNEKIGDVSSQNIIHFFESFADSAKINFYAKVSGFNDHHKAEALFKAFAKSLKEACKIEHDKIPSTKGVL; translated from the coding sequence ATGGCTAGAAAATCTAAACTTAAAAGAAAAACATCAGAAACAGATATTGAAATTGAATTAAACATAGATGGTGAAGGAAATTACAATATTGATACTGGTTTACATTTCTTAGACCATATGCTAGAATCATTTTCAAGACATAGCTTTATTGACTTAAATATTAAATCAAAAGGAGATATAGAAGTAGACGATCACCATACTATTGAAGATGTTGGTATATTACTTGGTGAAACATTTAAAGAAGCAATTGGCAATAAAAAAGGTATTAAAAGGATGGCTGATGCAACAGTTCCTATGGATGATTCAATTGCAACAGTTGCAATTGATATTAGTGGTCGTAGTTATTGTAATATGTATGTTGATTTTACTAATGAAAAAATTGGAGATGTAAGCAGTCAAAACATAATACATTTCTTTGAATCATTTGCTGATTCAGCTAAAATAAACTTTTATGCTAAAGTTTCTGGTTTTAATGATCATCATAAAGCTGAAGCACTTTTTAAGGCATTTGCTAAATCATTAAAAGAAGCATGTAAAATTGAACATGATAAAATACCTAGTACTAAAGGTGTTTTATAA
- a CDS encoding 2-isopropylmalate synthase, protein MNRKPIYEMDQLYENLQDKITIFDTTLRDGEQSPGVALTVDEKIEIAQKLDALGVDKLEIGFPIASEGERETAKAVKKLGLDCTICGLARAVLKDIDAVIDSDLDYVHTFIGTSPLHRDYKLKMSKEEIKDKTIKTIEYCKDHGLKVEFSAEDATRTEWDYLIDVYKAAEDAGADVINVPDTVGILTPMDAKTLIYDLKQELKVPISTHFHDDFGLGVANTLMGLEAGANQFHATVNGIGERAGNASLEEIIMSLVIAYNHPMDVDTTKIYNLSDFVSRVTGMNIPPNKAIVGKNAFAHESGIHVHGVMENAHTYEPISPEIVGQTRRIVLGKQSGGHAIKGKLEEYNIHLTDEQFNDVFRKIKELGDKGKAVTDDDLKALAINEMNSAKEKAVKLEGLSVSSGDTVSPTATVRLSINNEIKETAEIGVGPVDAALNAVQALIEDTTSIELEQYHIDAINGGTDALGEVFVRISDDDGYYATGRAANEDIIKASVQAVLDSINKLLIIRKEEIKEN, encoded by the coding sequence ATGAATCGAAAACCAATATATGAAATGGATCAACTATACGAAAACTTACAAGACAAAATAACAATCTTCGATACTACTTTACGTGATGGAGAACAATCTCCAGGAGTAGCACTTACTGTAGATGAAAAAATTGAAATTGCACAAAAATTAGACGCTCTTGGAGTAGATAAATTGGAAATAGGTTTTCCAATAGCATCTGAAGGTGAAAGAGAAACTGCTAAAGCAGTTAAAAAATTAGGATTAGATTGTACAATTTGTGGATTAGCACGAGCTGTATTAAAAGATATAGATGCTGTTATTGATAGTGATCTTGATTATGTACATACATTTATAGGAACTAGTCCTCTTCACAGAGATTATAAATTAAAAATGTCTAAAGAAGAAATTAAAGACAAAACTATAAAAACAATTGAATATTGTAAAGATCATGGATTAAAAGTAGAATTTTCAGCAGAAGATGCAACTAGAACTGAATGGGATTATTTAATTGATGTTTATAAAGCAGCGGAAGATGCTGGAGCTGACGTTATTAATGTACCAGATACAGTAGGTATATTAACACCAATGGATGCTAAAACTTTAATATATGATTTAAAACAAGAATTAAAAGTACCTATCAGTACTCACTTCCATGATGATTTTGGACTTGGTGTAGCAAATACATTAATGGGTCTTGAAGCTGGAGCAAATCAATTCCATGCAACAGTAAATGGTATTGGTGAAAGAGCAGGAAATGCTTCACTTGAAGAAATTATTATGAGTTTAGTTATTGCATACAATCATCCAATGGATGTAGATACAACTAAAATATACAATCTCTCAGACTTTGTATCAAGAGTTACTGGTATGAATATCCCACCAAATAAAGCAATTGTTGGTAAAAACGCATTTGCACATGAATCAGGTATTCATGTTCATGGTGTAATGGAAAATGCACATACCTATGAACCTATTAGTCCAGAAATAGTAGGTCAAACTAGAAGAATTGTTTTAGGTAAACAAAGTGGTGGACATGCTATTAAAGGTAAACTTGAAGAATATAATATACATTTAACTGATGAACAATTCAATGATGTATTTAGAAAAATCAAAGAATTAGGAGATAAAGGTAAAGCTGTCACTGATGATGATCTTAAAGCTTTAGCAATAAATGAAATGAACTCTGCAAAAGAAAAAGCTGTAAAATTAGAAGGATTATCTGTGTCTAGTGGAGATACAGTCTCACCTACAGCAACTGTAAGACTTTCAATAAACAATGAAATAAAAGAAACTGCTGAAATTGGTGTAGGTCCTGTAGATGCAGCATTAAATGCAGTTCAAGCATTAATAGAAGACACTACCTCAATTGAATTAGAACAATATCACATCGATGCTATTAATGGTGGTACTGATGCTCTTGGTGAAGTATTTGTAAGAATCAGTGATGATGATGGATACTATGCTACAGGAAGAGCAGCTAATGAAGACATTATTAAAGCAAGTGTACAAGCAGTATTAGATTCTATTAACAAACTTCTAATCATTAGAAAAGAAGAAATTAAAGAAAATTAA
- a CDS encoding F420-dependent methylenetetrahydromethanopterin dehydrogenase has translation MVVKIGIVKSGNIGTSPVLELLLDERADRPNIDVRVFSSGAKMNPEQVEEVVPKVKDFDPDFCVFISPNPGAPGPAKARELLSEGDIPAFVIGDAPGKGKKDEMDEQGIGYIIVMADPMIGARREWLDPTEMASFNADVIKVLAATGAYRLVQETFDKIIADVDAGKDVELPKLIITADKAVEAGGFANPYAKAKAYAAYEICGNLAKLDTKGCFMMKDYKDFLPVVAAAHEMARVAANLATEAREIEKSNDTVMRTPHMGDGSIGSKVELISKPQ, from the coding sequence ATGGTTGTAAAAATTGGAATAGTTAAAAGCGGAAATATTGGTACATCACCAGTATTAGAATTATTACTTGATGAAAGAGCAGACAGACCTAATATTGATGTTAGGGTATTCAGTTCTGGTGCAAAAATGAACCCAGAACAAGTAGAAGAAGTAGTACCTAAGGTAAAAGACTTTGACCCTGATTTCTGTGTTTTCATAAGTCCTAACCCAGGAGCACCAGGTCCTGCTAAAGCAAGAGAATTATTATCTGAAGGAGACATTCCAGCATTTGTTATTGGAGATGCTCCAGGTAAAGGTAAAAAAGATGAAATGGATGAACAAGGTATTGGTTACATTATTGTAATGGCTGATCCTATGATTGGAGCTAGAAGAGAATGGTTAGATCCTACTGAAATGGCTTCATTTAATGCAGATGTAATTAAAGTATTAGCTGCAACTGGTGCTTACAGGTTAGTACAAGAAACATTTGATAAAATCATTGCAGATGTTGATGCAGGAAAAGATGTTGAATTACCAAAACTCATCATTACTGCTGATAAAGCTGTTGAAGCTGGTGGATTTGCAAACCCATATGCAAAAGCAAAAGCTTATGCTGCATATGAAATCTGTGGTAACTTAGCAAAACTTGATACTAAAGGATGTTTCATGATGAAAGACTACAAAGATTTCTTACCTGTTGTAGCTGCTGCACATGAAATGGCTAGAGTTGCTGCTAATTTAGCTACTGAAGCAAGAGAAATAGAAAAATCCAATGATACAGTAATGAGAACCCCTCATATGGGTGATGGTTCAATTGGATCTAAAGTAGAATTAATTTCTAAACCACAATAG
- a CDS encoding 4Fe-4S dicluster domain-containing protein codes for MFKILKIIVDEEKCIGCGDCKEICPKGGKIWKISNNIAHASNLQYCHVCTICAMACKQDAILVERNG; via the coding sequence GTGTTTAAAATTTTAAAAATAATAGTTGATGAGGAAAAATGTATTGGTTGTGGAGATTGTAAAGAAATCTGTCCAAAAGGTGGTAAAATTTGGAAAATAAGCAATAATATTGCACATGCATCAAATCTCCAATATTGTCATGTTTGTACCATTTGTGCAATGGCATGTAAACAAGATGCAATTTTAGTTGAAAGAAATGGATAA
- the cfbB gene encoding Ni-sirohydrochlorin a,c-diamide synthase — translation MNIVLAGTSSAVGKTTIATGIMGALSKEKNVQAFKVGPDFIDPSYHSLATGNVSRNLDSFFMNDYQINQCFKRGLEISNSKIGIVEGVRGLYEGISPTGDVGNTASIAKALNSPVVLIIDSRSLVKSAAAVVLGFKSLDPEVNIQGVILNKVKGKRHYLKAKKAIESLTNTKVIGGIPRNKDIEVLQRHLGLVPALEKETIASNINKWVEIVEEYVNLDALLEIMKDYSSNSNKSIKNTQYISDNEEFKKADSNELWKVGNKKHVKIGVARDEIFSFYYQECFDALEDNGAKIIEFSPYKDDEIPDVDGLYIGGGYPELFTKDLEENYSMRKSIYDFYNNGNPIYGECGGLIYLSKSIDGRSMCNVLPYDSKMNKHVQGLSYTIAEASEDNLISNKGDIFRGHEFHYTSLGTDDNAKFALNVKRGKGINGTQDGIYNKNVMASYIHIHACSNPNFAYNFTRYIGEN, via the coding sequence ATGAATATTGTATTAGCTGGAACAAGTAGTGCAGTTGGAAAAACAACAATTGCAACAGGAATTATGGGAGCTCTTTCTAAAGAAAAAAATGTACAAGCTTTTAAGGTAGGACCTGATTTTATAGATCCTTCTTATCATAGTTTAGCAACTGGAAATGTATCTAGAAATTTAGATTCTTTTTTTATGAATGATTATCAAATTAATCAGTGTTTTAAAAGGGGTTTAGAAATTTCAAATTCTAAAATTGGTATTGTTGAAGGAGTACGTGGATTATATGAAGGAATATCTCCTACTGGAGATGTTGGTAATACTGCTTCTATTGCAAAAGCATTAAATTCTCCTGTTGTTTTAATTATTGATTCAAGAAGTCTTGTTAAAAGTGCTGCTGCAGTAGTTTTAGGTTTTAAAAGCCTTGATCCTGAAGTTAATATACAAGGAGTTATTTTAAATAAAGTTAAAGGTAAAAGACATTATTTAAAAGCTAAAAAAGCCATTGAATCTTTAACAAATACAAAAGTTATTGGTGGAATCCCTAGAAATAAAGATATTGAAGTTTTACAACGTCATTTAGGTTTAGTTCCAGCATTAGAAAAAGAAACTATTGCATCTAATATTAATAAATGGGTTGAAATTGTTGAAGAATATGTTAATCTTGATGCTTTATTAGAAATTATGAAAGATTATTCCTCAAACTCTAATAAATCTATTAAAAATACTCAATATATTTCTGATAATGAAGAGTTTAAAAAAGCTGATTCCAATGAATTATGGAAAGTTGGAAATAAAAAACATGTTAAAATTGGAGTTGCTCGTGATGAGATATTTTCATTTTATTATCAAGAATGTTTTGATGCATTAGAAGATAATGGTGCTAAAATAATTGAGTTTAGTCCATATAAAGATGATGAAATCCCAGATGTTGATGGATTATATATTGGTGGAGGATATCCTGAGCTATTTACTAAAGACTTAGAAGAAAATTATTCAATGAGAAAATCTATCTATGATTTTTATAATAATGGTAATCCTATTTATGGGGAATGTGGAGGATTAATATATTTATCAAAATCTATTGATGGTAGAAGTATGTGTAATGTTCTTCCATATGATTCAAAAATGAATAAACATGTTCAAGGATTATCATATACTATTGCAGAAGCAAGTGAGGATAATCTCATATCTAATAAAGGAGATATATTCAGAGGACATGAATTCCATTATACTTCTTTAGGTACTGATGATAATGCTAAATTTGCTCTTAATGTTAAAAGAGGTAAAGGTATTAATGGTACTCAGGATGGTATTTATAATAAAAATGTAATGGCAAGTTATATTCATATTCATGCATGTTCAAATCCAAATTTTGCATATAATTTTACAAGATATATTGGTGAAAATTAG
- a CDS encoding TOBE domain-containing protein: protein MTKVTADVEYKISLDGKSYLLNQKKFNLLKYINSSNSIKEAADKTGVSYRTALNYIDKIESNLDIAVVNTTKGGKGGGGSTTLTEEGKMILKECKKINAIMELHREVNEIEATVLEIDKSKRIMKIQMRNTIITIPLNEEYNVGDRIIALISYDNIFIMLEPQKSSIRNVLKGKIVELKLEDEMIRVKIDVDGIPICADVTVSASKDLELTIGKEVYIGFKAVSIATLKI from the coding sequence ATGACAAAAGTAACTGCAGATGTTGAATATAAAATAAGTTTAGATGGTAAATCCTATTTACTTAATCAGAAGAAATTTAATCTTTTAAAATATATTAATTCTTCTAATTCAATTAAAGAAGCTGCTGATAAAACTGGAGTATCTTACAGAACTGCACTAAATTATATAGATAAAATTGAATCTAATTTAGATATTGCAGTAGTAAACACTACAAAAGGTGGAAAAGGTGGTGGAGGTAGTACTACTTTAACTGAAGAAGGTAAGATGATTCTTAAGGAATGTAAGAAAATCAATGCTATAATGGAGCTTCATAGAGAGGTTAATGAAATCGAAGCAACTGTTCTTGAAATTGATAAATCAAAAAGAATAATGAAAATACAAATGAGAAACACAATTATTACAATTCCATTAAATGAAGAATACAATGTTGGAGATAGAATAATTGCATTAATTAGTTATGATAATATTTTCATTATGCTAGAACCACAAAAATCCAGTATTCGTAATGTTTTAAAAGGTAAAATAGTTGAATTAAAATTAGAAGATGAAATGATTAGAGTAAAAATTGATGTTGATGGCATACCAATATGTGCAGATGTTACCGTTTCTGCTTCTAAAGATTTAGAATTAACCATAGGTAAAGAAGTTTATATTGGATTTAAAGCTGTTTCAATAGCAACACTAAAAATATGA
- a CDS encoding ParA family protein codes for MGEIIAIMNQKGGCGKTTTVVNLATSLAVMGKAVLVVDMDPQANATTSFGFNKTKLKHTIYSAISGDVSIKETTFRTSIKNLYIIPSNISLSGVGVELSKLDNYHIILKNLLKEIKGYFDYILIDLPPSLGIITINGLVAADSVIIPIQAEYYALEGVADLINTIDLVQNRLKSPTHIKGILLTLFDTRTRLSKEVFNEIKKYFENKEHIFKTVIPRNIKLAEAPSYGKPCILYDQESSGAIAYLKLAQEILDLEEDE; via the coding sequence ATGGGAGAAATAATAGCGATAATGAATCAAAAAGGTGGTTGTGGTAAAACTACAACTGTTGTTAATCTTGCAACATCTCTTGCAGTTATGGGTAAAGCTGTTCTTGTAGTGGATATGGATCCACAAGCTAATGCAACAACAAGTTTTGGTTTTAATAAAACAAAATTAAAACATACTATTTACTCTGCAATAAGTGGTGATGTTTCTATTAAAGAAACTACATTTCGTACTAGTATAAAAAATTTATACATTATTCCAAGTAATATTTCTTTAAGTGGTGTAGGAGTAGAGTTAAGTAAATTAGATAATTATCATATAATTCTTAAAAATTTACTTAAAGAAATTAAAGGATACTTTGATTATATATTAATTGATCTTCCACCATCTCTTGGAATTATTACAATTAATGGTTTAGTTGCAGCAGATAGTGTTATAATACCTATTCAAGCAGAGTATTATGCACTTGAAGGTGTTGCAGATTTAATTAATACAATTGATTTAGTTCAAAATAGACTTAAAAGTCCAACACATATTAAGGGTATTTTACTTACATTATTTGATACAAGGACTCGTTTAAGTAAAGAAGTATTTAATGAAATTAAGAAATATTTTGAAAATAAGGAACATATTTTTAAAACTGTTATACCAAGAAATATCAAACTAGCTGAAGCACCAAGTTATGGTAAACCTTGTATTTTATATGATCAAGAAAGTAGTGGAGCTATTGCTTATTTAAAATTAGCTCAAGAGATTTTAGATTTAGAAGAAGATGAATAA
- a CDS encoding oligosaccharide repeat unit polymerase family protein, with translation MFKKRDYLNPYIIVFLTIIFVLISIPIHFTRPKLIHFPSSYVFLYIFLGIVFLIFGFEFSDFILKKTQLIKKFSKINTRVNNSDSYFRVYLKKLNLFDGYSNLELLLVSLIIFSLVLQLINFYLLGGIPLFSGYLKKKAASKIWFLSFLIFLPCINILLAKYNRNAHYILLLIGIILFSLTGYRTTPIAICLSSFITLYYTREIKTKYRILFLILIVLLLIGIGFIAIKSIEWQHWKINPLELVSYRSAYTINILDKIVYKQGISHGALLYSTLTGFFSSVDPRVLVGSYVISNSHSTTSTIFGPSLLDFGFIGMFIQMFILGFILKSLHTVQKYKHDIFTAFYAIILAQTIIWLETGPTDLVVWIFYILSIIVLIYGLYEIKNSYLET, from the coding sequence ATGTTTAAAAAAAGAGACTATTTAAATCCATATATTATAGTTTTTCTTACTATTATATTTGTATTAATTTCAATCCCTATTCATTTTACAAGACCTAAATTAATACATTTTCCAAGTTCTTATGTATTTCTGTATATATTTTTAGGTATTGTATTTTTAATATTTGGATTTGAGTTTTCAGATTTTATACTTAAAAAAACTCAATTAATTAAAAAATTTTCAAAGATAAATACTAGGGTTAATAATTCTGATAGCTATTTTAGAGTATATTTAAAAAAATTAAATTTATTTGATGGATATTCTAATTTAGAGTTATTATTAGTATCTTTGATTATTTTTAGTTTAGTCTTACAGTTAATTAATTTTTATTTATTAGGTGGTATTCCATTATTTAGTGGATACCTTAAAAAGAAGGCAGCAAGTAAAATTTGGTTTTTATCATTTTTAATATTCTTACCATGTATTAATATATTACTTGCTAAGTATAATAGAAATGCTCATTATATTTTACTTCTTATTGGGATAATATTATTTTCATTAACTGGATATAGGACAACACCAATTGCAATATGTTTATCAAGTTTTATAACTTTATATTATACTCGTGAAATTAAAACTAAATACAGGATATTATTCCTAATTTTAATTGTATTACTTCTTATTGGAATTGGTTTTATTGCTATAAAATCTATTGAATGGCAACATTGGAAAATTAATCCATTAGAATTAGTTTCATATAGATCTGCATATACAATTAATATTCTTGATAAAATTGTTTATAAACAAGGAATTTCACATGGAGCACTTTTATATTCTACTTTAACAGGTTTCTTTTCATCTGTTGATCCTCGTGTTTTAGTTGGATCATATGTAATATCCAATTCTCATTCAACAACATCTACAATATTTGGTCCTTCTCTCCTTGATTTTGGATTTATTGGAATGTTTATACAGATGTTTATTTTAGGTTTTATTCTTAAATCACTTCATACAGTACAGAAATATAAACATGATATTTTTACTGCATTCTATGCTATAATACTTGCTCAAACAATAATATGGTTAGAAACAGGACCTACAGATTTAGTTGTTTGGATTTTTTATATATTGTCTATTATTGTTTTAATATATGGATTATATGAAATTAAGAATTCTTATCTTGAAACTTAA
- the albA gene encoding DNA-binding protein Alba, giving the protein MTEENIIYIGSKPVMNYVLAVVTQMNNGKNEVILKARGRAISRAVDVAEIVRNRFIPESDIGEITTATDEIENVDGRFTNVSSITIPIIK; this is encoded by the coding sequence ATGACAGAAGAAAATATTATATATATCGGTAGTAAACCAGTAATGAATTACGTATTAGCAGTAGTTACACAAATGAATAATGGAAAAAATGAAGTAATCTTAAAAGCACGTGGAAGAGCTATTAGCAGAGCAGTAGATGTTGCAGAGATTGTAAGAAATAGATTTATACCTGAATCAGATATTGGTGAAATTACAACAGCTACAGATGAAATTGAAAATGTAGATGGAAGATTCACTAATGTTTCAAGTATTACAATACCTATCATAAAATAG
- a CDS encoding PHP domain-containing protein — protein sequence MKLDPHIHSTYSGDAVNTPKEIIEKSKSLGLDIIAISDHNTVKGNEEARKLSKNDDLLVIPSIEISSEYGHILGLGVEETIKKGLNPEETIDFIHEQGGLAIIPHPYCYYRNGLFCKYKNKNIDIDGVESKNARFILGYSNHMGKKLANEKNIAEIGSSDAHYKEFIMDCYTEIDCEKDIDSVLKAIKNKKTKALGKGTSNIKLSKFLFNKHVRKLYNKPI from the coding sequence ATGAAACTTGATCCACATATACATAGTACTTATTCAGGAGATGCAGTAAATACACCAAAAGAAATAATAGAAAAATCAAAAAGCCTTGGATTAGATATAATAGCAATAAGTGACCATAACACAGTAAAAGGAAATGAAGAAGCAAGAAAATTAAGTAAAAATGATGATTTATTAGTAATACCATCAATAGAAATTAGTAGTGAATATGGCCATATTTTAGGTTTAGGAGTAGAAGAAACAATAAAAAAAGGCTTAAATCCTGAAGAAACAATAGATTTTATTCATGAACAAGGAGGACTAGCAATAATACCTCACCCTTATTGTTATTATAGAAATGGCCTATTTTGTAAATATAAAAATAAAAACATAGATATTGATGGTGTAGAATCAAAGAATGCTAGATTTATATTAGGATACTCAAATCATATGGGTAAAAAATTAGCTAATGAAAAAAATATAGCAGAAATAGGTTCTAGTGATGCACATTATAAAGAATTTATTATGGATTGTTATACTGAAATAGATTGTGAAAAAGACATTGATAGTGTATTAAAAGCTATAAAAAATAAAAAAACTAAAGCATTAGGAAAAGGAACTTCTAATATAAAATTAAGTAAATTTCTATTTAATAAACATGTGAGAAAATTATATAATAAACCAATATAA
- a CDS encoding radical SAM protein, with protein MDKLRKTQILSDSAQFDLCDSKNKQKKSQVNLPGIYPATGANGCTIPLFKTLLTNKCNNDCKYCINCSKRNFTRLELSPRELSRVFLNYYNKAYVNGLFLSSGVNHSIDETMENLIDTCNILRKDYGYQDYIHLKIIPGASKDQIKRAMELADRVSINIEAASPSGLAELSSTKDYNKDILKRLYWINKIAKRNKNLCPSGATTQLIVGANNETDDEILKRMESIYKKTDLRRTYFSGFIPINGTELEKNKECNLKRTNQLYHADALLNDYHFKTKEIAFDEDGNLSLDEDPKILAAKKMEIFPLEINKANYHDLIRVPGIGTKSAREIINIRRKKPFNNLDDLKRLGVVTKRAEPYIKLEGEYQNSLDNYL; from the coding sequence ATGGATAAACTTAGAAAAACACAAATATTAAGTGATAGTGCACAATTTGATTTATGTGATTCAAAAAATAAACAGAAAAAATCACAAGTAAATCTTCCAGGAATTTATCCTGCAACTGGTGCAAACGGATGTACTATACCACTTTTTAAAACATTATTAACAAATAAATGTAATAATGATTGTAAATACTGTATTAATTGTTCTAAAAGAAATTTTACAAGATTAGAACTTAGTCCAAGAGAATTATCCAGAGTATTTCTTAATTATTATAATAAAGCTTATGTTAATGGTCTTTTTTTAAGTAGTGGTGTAAATCATTCAATAGATGAAACAATGGAAAATCTAATAGATACTTGTAATATACTTAGAAAAGATTATGGATACCAAGATTATATACATTTAAAAATTATCCCAGGTGCATCAAAAGATCAAATAAAAAGAGCAATGGAACTTGCAGATAGAGTAAGTATTAATATTGAAGCTGCAAGTCCTAGTGGTTTAGCAGAACTATCAAGTACTAAAGATTATAATAAAGATATTTTAAAAAGACTTTATTGGATAAATAAAATAGCTAAAAGAAATAAAAATCTTTGTCCATCAGGTGCAACTACACAATTAATTGTAGGTGCAAATAATGAAACGGATGATGAAATTTTAAAACGAATGGAATCAATATATAAAAAAACAGATTTACGACGTACATACTTTTCAGGATTTATCCCAATAAATGGAACAGAACTTGAAAAAAATAAAGAATGTAATCTTAAAAGAACAAATCAATTATATCATGCAGATGCACTTTTAAATGATTATCATTTTAAAACAAAAGAGATAGCATTTGATGAAGATGGAAATTTATCACTAGATGAAGACCCTAAAATATTAGCTGCTAAGAAAATGGAAATATTTCCACTTGAAATTAATAAAGCAAATTACCATGATTTAATAAGAGTTCCAGGTATTGGAACAAAATCTGCAAGAGAAATTATTAATATTAGACGTAAAAAACCATTTAATAATTTAGATGATTTAAAAAGATTAGGAGTTGTTACAAAAAGAGCAGAACCTTATATAAAATTAGAAGGTGAATATCAAAACTCTTTAGACAACTATCTATAA